One window of the Agrobacterium larrymoorei genome contains the following:
- a CDS encoding ABC transporter permease, producing MKPNPVFVLLTILSKTLLPIFVTLFGLAALTFFIGRMLPIDPVASILGDNATQQAYEQMRVALGMDKPLWYQFGVYVKGILSLDFGNALTTGKPVIDDIARVFPATIELATLSIIIGTGLGIPAGVLSAMYRNSWLDNAIRFTGLIGYSAPNFWLGLMGLVLFYATLGWIGGPGRIDFIYEFDIEPITGFYLIDTAIVGNWEVFRNVFGHIILPASILGFGTLAYISRMTRSFMIEQLSQEYIVTARVKGLSWARTVWIHAFRNVAVQVMTVVALSYAFLLEGAVLTETVFAWPGFGRYLTNALLVGDMNAVVGCSLLVGVIFVTLNLICDLLYRVFDPRTR from the coding sequence ATGAAGCCCAATCCGGTTTTCGTCTTGCTGACCATTCTCAGCAAGACGCTGCTGCCGATCTTCGTCACCCTGTTCGGGCTTGCGGCACTGACCTTCTTCATCGGCAGAATGCTGCCGATCGATCCCGTCGCCTCCATTCTGGGCGATAACGCCACGCAACAGGCTTACGAGCAGATGCGCGTGGCGCTCGGCATGGACAAGCCGCTCTGGTATCAGTTTGGCGTTTATGTGAAGGGCATCCTGTCGCTCGATTTCGGCAATGCGCTGACGACCGGCAAGCCTGTTATCGACGATATCGCCCGCGTTTTCCCGGCGACGATCGAGCTTGCCACACTGTCGATCATCATCGGCACCGGGCTTGGCATTCCAGCCGGCGTACTCTCGGCCATGTATCGCAATTCCTGGCTTGATAACGCTATCCGTTTCACCGGGCTGATCGGTTATTCGGCGCCAAACTTCTGGCTCGGCCTGATGGGGCTGGTGCTGTTTTACGCCACGCTCGGCTGGATCGGCGGGCCGGGACGCATCGATTTCATCTATGAATTCGATATCGAACCGATCACCGGCTTCTACCTGATCGACACGGCCATCGTCGGCAACTGGGAAGTCTTTCGCAACGTCTTTGGCCACATCATCCTCCCCGCCTCGATCCTCGGCTTCGGCACGCTTGCCTATATCAGCCGCATGACACGCTCTTTCATGATCGAGCAGCTGTCACAGGAATATATCGTCACCGCTCGCGTAAAAGGCCTGTCCTGGGCGCGCACCGTATGGATCCACGCCTTCCGCAATGTCGCCGTGCAGGTCATGACTGTGGTGGCGCTCTCCTATGCCTTCCTTCTCGAAGGCGCTGTGCTAACCGAGACGGTGTTCGCGTGGCCCGGTTTCGGCCGTTACCTCACCAATGCCCTGCTCGTTGGTGACATGAATGCGGTCGTGGGCTGCTCGCTCCTGGTCGGCGTCATTTTCGTCACCCTCAACTTGATCTGCGATCTTCTCTATCGCGTCTTCGACCCCAGAACCCGCTGA
- a CDS encoding ABC transporter substrate-binding protein, giving the protein MMTEHFFKHKKAIAAATALLSSIALPAQAATPSSALVMAWNIDAISTFDPAQVGEVVTNELLQNTCDSLVDFDPNDESKVVPLLAKSWDVSEDRKQITFHLNEGMKFPTGEAATAKELAWSMQRVIKLGFGNAAAMTEYGFNKENVADLITAPDDNTLVMKLDKPYPTNLILQAIGANRVSAILDQKTLTSKEVNRDMGNKYLATNTACVGPYKLVQWNAGESIVLQANDDYYGEAPKLKRVLIRHVAEPGTQRLLLQQGDVDIARDLSPDDLADLDGKPGLKVERVLKPQLFFWTFNANDPIFKNEKVRLAMRYLIDYDGLGKSVMTYLGVPRASFAQLGAVGALDAQEGQPFKLDIEKAKALLAEGGYPNGFEASVLIGTLPHSAPIAQSVQANAAKIGVKLNIERMANAQLFARIRGREFQTGMQAWQTGVPDAHGNASRLVFNPDNRPEAKLTQYPSWRAAFQNEDYNKRVQAALLESDPAKRNEMYASLQKDVMETGPMAIMFQMYNILGMSDKVQNWTWNGFRVYYDLASK; this is encoded by the coding sequence ATGATGACGGAACATTTTTTCAAGCATAAGAAGGCAATCGCTGCCGCGACCGCCCTTCTTTCCTCCATCGCCTTGCCAGCGCAGGCGGCCACGCCGTCATCGGCGCTGGTCATGGCGTGGAACATCGATGCTATCAGCACTTTCGATCCGGCCCAGGTCGGCGAAGTCGTTACCAACGAACTCTTGCAGAACACCTGCGATTCACTGGTGGATTTCGATCCGAATGACGAATCCAAGGTCGTGCCGCTGCTGGCCAAAAGCTGGGATGTTTCCGAGGATCGCAAGCAGATCACATTCCATTTAAACGAGGGGATGAAATTCCCGACTGGTGAAGCCGCCACAGCCAAGGAATTGGCCTGGTCGATGCAGCGCGTCATCAAGCTCGGCTTCGGCAATGCCGCGGCGATGACCGAATACGGTTTTAACAAGGAGAACGTCGCGGATCTCATCACCGCGCCGGACGACAACACACTGGTGATGAAGCTGGACAAGCCCTATCCGACAAATCTGATCCTGCAGGCGATTGGCGCCAACCGGGTGTCGGCCATCCTCGACCAGAAGACGTTGACCTCGAAGGAAGTCAACAGAGATATGGGCAACAAATACCTGGCGACCAACACAGCCTGCGTCGGCCCCTACAAGCTCGTCCAGTGGAATGCCGGCGAGTCCATCGTTCTGCAGGCCAACGACGATTACTATGGTGAAGCGCCGAAGCTGAAACGCGTGCTGATCCGCCACGTCGCCGAGCCGGGCACGCAGCGCCTTCTGCTGCAACAGGGCGACGTCGATATCGCCCGCGACCTGTCGCCGGACGATCTAGCCGATCTCGACGGCAAGCCGGGCCTCAAGGTCGAACGCGTGCTCAAACCGCAGCTATTCTTCTGGACCTTTAACGCTAACGACCCGATCTTCAAGAACGAAAAGGTGCGCCTCGCCATGCGCTACCTTATTGATTACGACGGTCTGGGCAAATCGGTCATGACCTATCTCGGCGTACCACGTGCAAGCTTCGCACAGCTCGGTGCCGTTGGTGCTCTCGATGCCCAGGAAGGCCAGCCCTTCAAGCTCGATATCGAAAAGGCCAAGGCACTATTGGCCGAGGGCGGTTATCCGAATGGTTTCGAAGCCAGCGTTCTGATCGGCACCCTGCCGCATTCGGCACCGATCGCCCAGAGTGTTCAGGCCAATGCCGCCAAGATCGGCGTGAAACTGAATATCGAGCGCATGGCCAATGCCCAGTTGTTCGCCCGCATTCGTGGTCGTGAGTTCCAGACTGGCATGCAGGCATGGCAGACGGGCGTTCCGGATGCGCATGGCAATGCATCGCGTCTTGTCTTCAATCCGGACAACCGCCCGGAAGCCAAGCTGACACAGTATCCATCCTGGCGCGCAGCATTCCAGAATGAGGATTACAACAAGCGCGTTCAAGCGGCGCTTCTGGAAAGCGATCCCGCCAAGCGCAACGAAATGTATGCCTCTCTGCAGAAGGACGTCATGGAGACCGGCCCGATGGCCATCATGTTCCAGATGTATAACATTCTCGGCATGAGCGATAAGGTTCAGAATTGGACCTGGAACGGTTTCCGTGTCTATTACGACCTGGCATCCAAGTAG
- the nikC gene encoding nickel transporter permease, producing MREKAIISPPLPAANARSGLGAWLRAPVPTSPFHARMQQFWLQWRRLRANGSALFGLCVIVILLLAALFAPLLATHDIFEQNLAARLLAPSTEHWLGTDELGRDVYSRLLFGARITLYIALLTTVIVAPIGLIVGTTAGYLGGWVDTVLMRIVDVFLAFPNLILALAFVAALGPGIENAIIAISLASWPPIARLARAETLTIRKSDYIAAIRLQGASSLRIIFGHIMPMCIPSVVVRVTLNMAAIILTAAGLGFLGLGAQPPSPEWGTMLSSGREFVMTSWWIAAIPGIAILLTSLAFNLLGDGLRDILDPRHG from the coding sequence ATGAGAGAAAAAGCCATCATCTCTCCGCCCCTTCCTGCCGCCAACGCCCGAAGCGGGCTTGGCGCGTGGCTGCGCGCGCCGGTGCCTACCTCGCCCTTCCATGCCCGCATGCAGCAATTCTGGCTGCAATGGCGACGCTTACGCGCCAACGGTTCAGCACTTTTCGGATTGTGCGTTATCGTCATACTGCTTTTGGCGGCACTTTTCGCGCCACTCCTCGCAACCCACGACATCTTCGAGCAGAACCTCGCGGCCCGTCTTCTCGCGCCGTCGACGGAGCATTGGCTGGGCACTGACGAACTCGGCCGGGACGTCTACAGCCGTCTTCTTTTCGGGGCTCGGATCACCCTTTACATCGCGCTTCTGACGACGGTCATCGTGGCGCCGATCGGCCTCATCGTCGGCACGACGGCGGGCTATCTCGGCGGCTGGGTCGATACCGTGCTGATGCGCATCGTCGACGTGTTCCTTGCCTTCCCGAACCTTATCCTCGCGCTGGCTTTCGTCGCGGCGCTCGGACCGGGCATCGAAAATGCGATCATCGCCATCTCGCTCGCCTCCTGGCCGCCGATCGCGCGGCTTGCGCGCGCCGAAACGCTGACTATCCGCAAGTCGGACTACATCGCCGCCATACGCCTGCAGGGCGCCTCGAGCCTGCGCATCATCTTCGGCCACATCATGCCGATGTGTATTCCCTCCGTCGTCGTGCGCGTCACACTCAACATGGCCGCGATCATTCTCACCGCCGCCGGTCTCGGTTTTCTCGGTCTCGGCGCTCAGCCGCCCAGCCCGGAATGGGGCACGATGCTGTCTTCCGGCCGCGAATTCGTCATGACCAGCTGGTGGATCGCCGCGATCCCCGGAATCGCTATCCTGCTCACCAGCCTCGCCTTCAACCTGTTGGGTGATGGCCTGCGCGACATACTGGATCCCCGACATGGATAA
- the pip gene encoding prolyl aminopeptidase yields the protein MMTDGDSKKRIFEFDVGGGHVLNVEDYGAHTGIPVILLHGGPGAGISRGQIESFDLSAFRVITFDQRGAGKSTPHASIEGNTTSALIADIESIRNYFDIDRWLVAGGSWGSCLALAYGQAHPERCFGFRLHGIFLAGPDDIDWWFNGVRVIFPDHWEEFAAFIPEVERHDLLSAYYRRLTCGNAQTEVAAALSLREFSAKTQTFLPDPAHVATLLDPKSALSVARLFTHYCMNGAFLAPGQLLAGVDRIRHLPCQIVNGRYDTVTPMLSAWRLHRAWPEAGFTIVTEANHQSTKGAMFEELVAAGERLRHQLHPTERAVMEHGA from the coding sequence ATGATGACAGACGGTGACAGCAAAAAGCGTATTTTCGAGTTTGACGTGGGGGGCGGCCATGTTCTGAATGTCGAGGATTACGGAGCCCACACAGGGATCCCGGTCATCCTGCTTCATGGCGGGCCCGGAGCCGGCATATCCCGCGGACAGATCGAAAGTTTTGATCTCTCTGCATTTCGCGTCATCACGTTCGACCAGCGTGGCGCGGGCAAGTCCACGCCACATGCGAGCATTGAGGGCAACACGACCTCGGCACTGATCGCCGACATCGAATCCATCCGCAATTATTTCGACATCGATCGCTGGCTTGTTGCCGGCGGGTCCTGGGGCAGTTGTCTGGCACTCGCCTATGGGCAGGCGCATCCCGAGCGCTGCTTCGGCTTTCGCCTTCACGGCATCTTCCTGGCGGGGCCGGACGACATCGACTGGTGGTTCAACGGCGTGCGTGTGATCTTTCCGGATCACTGGGAAGAGTTCGCAGCCTTCATTCCCGAGGTGGAGCGCCATGATCTTCTGTCCGCCTATTATCGCAGATTGACATGCGGCAACGCGCAGACGGAAGTGGCCGCGGCACTGAGTTTGCGGGAATTCTCCGCCAAGACCCAGACATTTCTTCCCGACCCCGCCCATGTGGCAACGTTGCTGGATCCCAAGTCAGCGCTTTCGGTGGCACGGCTGTTTACGCACTATTGCATGAACGGCGCATTTCTGGCACCTGGCCAGCTGCTCGCCGGTGTCGATCGGATACGCCACCTGCCCTGCCAGATCGTCAACGGTCGCTATGATACAGTCACGCCGATGCTGTCGGCCTGGCGGCTGCACCGGGCATGGCCCGAAGCAGGCTTCACGATCGTCACGGAAGCAAATCACCAATCCACCAAGGGCGCAATGTTCGAGGAGCTGGTCGCTGCGGGTGAGAGGCTTCGCCATCAGCTGCATCCCACCGAGCGGGCTGTGATGGAGCATGGCGCATGA
- a CDS encoding ABC transporter ATP-binding protein: MKPSRPLIEAIGLSISFGPQHARNRVVDDVSFRIGKGEAYGLIGESGCGKSTILRALSGLNVEYDGALTLNERELLKKRDKGFFRRAQMVFQDPFGSLHPRKIVEKVLSEPLKIHGFDRQSERIAETLDAVGLGASFRYRYPHELSGGQRQRVAIDRALIIEPDILLLDEPTSALDVSVQAEILNLLKRLRSERNLTYLMVSHDLAVIAHICERAGMMHKGRIIEELTAGQIRKSEAKEDYTREFLQASIEAVARDAEVVA, from the coding sequence ATGAAACCGAGCCGACCCCTCATTGAGGCAATTGGCCTCTCCATCAGCTTCGGCCCGCAGCACGCCCGCAATCGCGTGGTGGACGACGTGTCGTTCCGCATCGGCAAGGGGGAAGCCTACGGCTTGATCGGGGAATCAGGTTGCGGAAAATCCACCATCCTGCGGGCGCTTTCTGGCCTCAACGTCGAGTACGACGGCGCACTGACGCTCAATGAGCGCGAACTCCTGAAGAAGCGCGACAAAGGTTTTTTCCGCCGGGCGCAGATGGTGTTTCAAGATCCCTTCGGCTCGCTCCATCCGCGCAAGATCGTCGAAAAGGTCCTCTCCGAGCCGCTGAAGATCCATGGCTTCGACCGGCAATCCGAACGCATTGCTGAGACGCTCGACGCCGTCGGCCTCGGTGCGTCCTTCCGCTACCGTTATCCGCATGAATTGTCGGGCGGCCAGCGCCAGCGCGTGGCTATCGACCGGGCTCTGATCATCGAACCGGATATTCTGCTGCTCGACGAGCCCACCTCTGCGCTCGACGTCTCCGTCCAGGCCGAAATACTCAATCTTCTCAAACGCCTGAGGTCCGAGCGGAACCTGACCTATCTGATGGTCAGCCATGACCTCGCGGTCATCGCCCATATCTGCGAGCGGGCTGGCATGATGCACAAGGGGCGTATCATCGAGGAACTGACGGCTGGACAGATTCGCAAATCCGAAGCGAAGGAGGATTATACCCGGGAGTTCCTGCAAGCCAGCATCGAGGCCGTTGCCCGCGATGCCGAGGTGGTGGCGTGA
- a CDS encoding serine hydrolase domain-containing protein, giving the protein MTKGSLNSDPVHDRQGKATATDAAFREERLKAVRACVASQATDMLLVVRHGKVVLSIGDAEKKFLCHSMRMSFLAALIGFEVEEGRIDLSATLESLSIDDYQGLSTIERQATVYDLLTARSGIYHPAGYETPWMQRIKEKRHSHAPGTFWCYNNWDFNALGTIFENVTGETVHHAFARRIAGPIGMEDFALEGGTPDGWHESFDISHHRAYPFRMSSRDLARFGQLFLQQGIWNGVTILPAGWAQECVMPYSDAGTHGGYGYMWWLERDGVFLPGAVTPKGSYAAMGAGGHYCIVIPALDMVVVHRVDTEIAGREVNRFKMGRLLRLLLAALDDTS; this is encoded by the coding sequence GTGACCAAGGGCTCCTTGAATTCGGATCCGGTTCACGATCGGCAAGGGAAAGCCACTGCGACCGATGCCGCGTTTCGCGAGGAGCGGCTGAAAGCGGTGCGCGCCTGCGTGGCATCGCAGGCAACCGATATGCTGCTCGTCGTCCGCCACGGCAAGGTGGTGCTGTCGATCGGTGACGCAGAAAAGAAGTTTCTCTGCCACTCCATGCGCATGAGCTTCCTCGCGGCTTTGATCGGCTTTGAGGTTGAGGAAGGGAGGATCGACCTCTCGGCCACGCTGGAAAGTCTCAGTATCGACGACTACCAGGGGCTGAGCACCATCGAAAGGCAGGCGACCGTCTATGATCTCCTGACGGCCCGGTCGGGCATCTACCATCCGGCGGGCTACGAAACCCCATGGATGCAGCGCATCAAGGAGAAGCGTCATTCGCATGCGCCCGGCACCTTCTGGTGTTACAACAACTGGGATTTCAATGCGCTCGGCACGATCTTCGAAAATGTGACCGGTGAAACGGTGCATCACGCTTTTGCGCGCCGCATCGCCGGGCCAATCGGCATGGAGGATTTTGCGCTTGAGGGCGGAACGCCGGATGGCTGGCACGAGAGCTTCGATATCAGCCACCACCGCGCCTATCCGTTCCGCATGTCGAGCCGGGATCTTGCCCGCTTCGGGCAGCTCTTCCTGCAGCAGGGAATCTGGAACGGTGTGACTATCTTGCCGGCGGGCTGGGCGCAGGAATGCGTCATGCCCTATTCCGATGCGGGCACCCACGGCGGCTACGGTTACATGTGGTGGCTGGAACGGGACGGCGTGTTCCTGCCCGGCGCCGTAACCCCGAAGGGCAGTTACGCCGCCATGGGTGCTGGCGGGCACTACTGCATCGTCATCCCGGCGCTGGACATGGTTGTCGTCCACCGCGTTGATACAGAGATTGCCGGCCGCGAAGTCAACCGCTTCAAAATGGGAAGGCTGCTGCGCCTGCTACTTGCCGCGCTCGATGACACGTCCTGA
- a CDS encoding M20 family metallopeptidase: MQNSEPIWDLVDEHRTEFEALSDRVWGMPEIAYTEYASVAEHAAMLRQQGFRVTDNVAGIPTAVMGEAGQGGPIIAILGEYDALPGLSQEAGIAEPKPMPGNGHGHGCGHNLLGSAAMLAATAIKDWLEKTGKPGRVRYYGCPAEEGGAAKSFMAREGAFDGVDAAITWHPSAFTEVARAQSLANTRMDFKFTGRASHAAAAPHLGRSALDAVELMNVGVNYLREHVPDSSRIHYAMLDSGGIAPNVVQAKSAVRYAIRSRDLKGMLDLNERVKQVALGAAMMTGTTVEISIMSAVSNLLANRPLEEAMQRNLERLGPVPFDAEDKAFAAKIQATLSDEDIDNAYQRTGLPRREDTPLCDFIVPLDVHGEPMIGSTDVGDVSWLMPTVQAHAATIAIGTPGHSWQVTAQGKTPAAHKGMTHAAKMMAGTAIDLLEDADLLAAAKADHQARLGKTAYVCPIPADVQPPLQPRPKEAA; encoded by the coding sequence ATGCAGAACAGTGAGCCGATCTGGGATCTCGTCGATGAGCACAGGACGGAGTTCGAAGCCCTGAGCGACCGCGTCTGGGGCATGCCGGAAATCGCCTACACCGAGTATGCCTCGGTAGCCGAACATGCGGCGATGCTGCGCCAGCAGGGGTTTCGCGTCACCGATAACGTAGCGGGCATTCCGACGGCCGTCATGGGTGAAGCCGGCCAAGGCGGGCCGATCATCGCTATCCTCGGCGAATATGACGCGCTGCCGGGGCTGAGTCAGGAAGCGGGGATTGCCGAGCCGAAGCCGATGCCCGGCAACGGCCACGGCCATGGCTGCGGTCACAACCTGCTCGGTTCCGCCGCGATGCTTGCTGCGACCGCGATCAAGGACTGGTTGGAAAAAACCGGCAAGCCGGGCCGCGTGCGCTATTACGGCTGCCCAGCCGAAGAGGGCGGCGCGGCAAAATCCTTCATGGCCCGCGAAGGCGCCTTTGACGGCGTTGATGCGGCGATCACCTGGCATCCGAGCGCTTTCACGGAAGTCGCCCGTGCGCAGTCGCTCGCCAATACTCGCATGGATTTCAAGTTCACCGGTCGCGCCTCGCATGCTGCCGCCGCCCCACATCTCGGCCGCTCCGCGCTCGATGCCGTCGAACTGATGAATGTCGGCGTCAACTATCTGCGCGAGCACGTGCCGGACTCCAGCCGCATCCACTATGCCATGCTGGATTCCGGCGGCATCGCGCCCAATGTCGTGCAGGCAAAGTCGGCCGTGCGTTATGCTATCCGCTCGCGTGACCTGAAGGGCATGCTGGACCTCAACGAGCGCGTCAAGCAGGTGGCGCTCGGTGCCGCCATGATGACCGGCACCACTGTCGAAATCTCGATCATGAGCGCCGTCTCCAATCTGCTTGCCAACAGACCGCTGGAAGAGGCGATGCAGCGCAATCTGGAGCGTCTCGGCCCGGTCCCCTTCGATGCCGAGGACAAGGCGTTTGCCGCAAAGATCCAGGCGACGCTGAGCGACGAGGACATCGACAACGCCTATCAGCGCACCGGCCTGCCGCGCCGCGAAGATACGCCACTTTGTGATTTCATCGTTCCGCTCGACGTTCATGGCGAACCGATGATCGGCTCCACCGATGTCGGTGACGTCAGCTGGCTCATGCCAACCGTGCAGGCGCATGCCGCAACGATCGCGATCGGTACGCCGGGACATTCCTGGCAGGTCACGGCGCAAGGCAAGACGCCCGCCGCCCACAAGGGCATGACCCATGCCGCAAAGATGATGGCCGGCACGGCGATCGACCTTCTGGAAGACGCCGATCTCCTGGCCGCCGCCAAGGCCGACCATCAGGCGCGCTTAGGCAAGACCGCCTACGTTTGCCCGATCCCGGCCGATGTGCAGCCACCGCTGCAACCGCGCCCGAAAGAGGCCGCGTGA
- a CDS encoding S9 family peptidase: protein MTAKMFTAAAINPFLEVRAVKTPAVSPDGAWLAYLSDETGFNQLFVRPLTENVGTARQLTRMPEPVGAFAFNPKGAGILFTMDCGGDERHQLWLLPDLDSAPLPLTKAPTVVHLWGAWSPDGKRIAYASNARSPHDMDVQVMDIATGEVSTVFSGRGMREVMAFSPDGQSLLVRESVRSGNDQDIYRLDIDKSALTPLMPHEGKARYLAARLFKDGSGGVTVCDQDSDFMAISRFAAEGGSAAPVVELPNRNIEALALSPDQTRIAFLANEDGWSRIGIVDRDGSGLISFEEQPSGVIGSIAFTPDGSSLIFPLESASRPPTIWRLDLGVGHFEELVGVDARGLDMSSFVDPVIERFESFDGLGIPACVYTPKTPPPTDGYPVLFIVHGGPEMQWRPDFRADVQFLLSQGVMVVAPNVRGSTGYGRTFHELDDREKRMNSVADLKAIRLAVGARDDVNTNRIGVFGRSYGGFMVLSALTEDPELWSLGVDFYGVGNFLTHLIATGPWGRQQRAAEYGDPTAMREALERFSPINRISRMKAPLLIVHANRDPRVPMGQSEDVYSCLSGLGHDCEYLRIDHEGHGFARFENRLKVFLTFARFLGKHL from the coding sequence ATGACAGCGAAGATGTTTACAGCCGCAGCCATAAATCCATTTTTGGAAGTTCGCGCCGTCAAGACGCCTGCGGTTTCGCCCGACGGTGCATGGCTTGCCTACCTCTCCGACGAGACCGGCTTCAACCAGCTTTTTGTCAGGCCCCTGACGGAGAATGTCGGGACAGCGCGACAGCTGACGCGCATGCCGGAGCCGGTCGGCGCTTTCGCTTTCAACCCTAAAGGAGCCGGAATTCTCTTCACCATGGATTGCGGCGGCGACGAACGCCATCAACTATGGTTGCTACCGGATCTCGACTCCGCGCCCCTGCCACTGACAAAAGCGCCGACCGTCGTGCATCTGTGGGGTGCATGGTCGCCGGATGGCAAGCGCATAGCTTACGCTTCGAACGCCCGATCGCCCCATGACATGGATGTGCAAGTCATGGACATAGCCACCGGCGAGGTCTCAACCGTGTTCAGCGGTCGTGGCATGCGCGAAGTGATGGCCTTTTCCCCGGACGGTCAATCGCTTCTAGTGCGGGAATCTGTCCGCTCAGGCAACGACCAGGACATCTACCGTCTCGATATCGACAAAAGTGCCCTCACCCCTCTGATGCCGCATGAGGGCAAGGCGCGTTATCTTGCCGCCCGACTTTTCAAGGATGGCAGCGGCGGTGTGACCGTCTGCGACCAGGACAGCGACTTCATGGCAATCAGCCGGTTTGCGGCTGAGGGCGGCAGCGCCGCGCCGGTGGTGGAGCTTCCCAACCGCAATATCGAGGCGCTCGCGCTATCTCCCGATCAGACCCGCATCGCGTTTCTCGCAAACGAAGATGGCTGGAGCCGTATCGGCATCGTCGATCGCGATGGCAGCGGCCTCATCTCTTTCGAGGAGCAACCATCCGGCGTGATCGGCTCGATCGCCTTCACGCCAGATGGCAGCTCCCTGATTTTTCCGCTGGAGAGCGCATCGAGACCGCCGACAATCTGGAGGCTCGATCTTGGAGTCGGTCATTTCGAGGAACTGGTGGGCGTGGATGCGAGAGGGCTCGATATGTCGAGCTTTGTCGATCCGGTCATCGAGCGTTTCGAGAGCTTCGACGGCCTCGGTATACCGGCCTGCGTCTACACACCGAAAACGCCGCCGCCGACCGATGGCTACCCCGTACTTTTCATCGTACACGGCGGACCCGAAATGCAGTGGCGGCCGGATTTTCGCGCTGACGTGCAGTTCCTGCTGAGCCAGGGAGTTATGGTCGTGGCGCCCAATGTGCGCGGCAGCACCGGCTATGGCCGGACATTCCATGAGCTCGACGATCGCGAGAAGCGGATGAATTCGGTCGCCGACCTGAAGGCGATCCGGCTGGCGGTGGGCGCCCGCGATGACGTGAACACCAACCGTATCGGCGTGTTCGGTCGCTCTTATGGAGGCTTCATGGTTCTGTCCGCGCTGACGGAGGATCCCGAACTCTGGTCGCTCGGCGTCGATTTCTACGGTGTCGGCAATTTCCTCACCCATCTTATTGCCACCGGCCCCTGGGGGCGTCAGCAGCGCGCTGCCGAGTATGGCGATCCGACAGCGATGCGCGAGGCATTGGAGCGGTTTTCGCCGATCAACCGGATTTCCCGCATGAAGGCACCTCTTCTCATCGTCCACGCCAACCGCGATCCGCGCGTACCGATGGGCCAGAGCGAGGACGTCTATTCCTGCCTGAGCGGCCTCGGCCACGACTGTGAGTATCTGCGAATCGACCATGAGGGGCATGGGTTCGCCCGGTTCGAAAACCGCTTGAAGGTGTTCCTCACCTTTGCCCGCTTCCTCGGAAAACATCTTTGA
- a CDS encoding ABC transporter ATP-binding protein, with protein sequence MDKPLIDVKDLTIRFETPQRTFDAVRGVSFAIGREKVGIVGESGSGKSQTGRALLKLTPKVATISAGHMRFKDTDLLAASEKDMRKIRGNRISMILQDPKYSLNPLMRIGQQIVEAYRLHHRSPKAEAQVKALAMLESVQIRDPERVFKLFPHEVSGGMGQRIMIAMMLIPEPDLIIADEPTSALDVTVRRQVLTVLDELVTRRGTGLMFISHDLNLVAGFCDRVLVMYAGRIMEDLPARDLRKAQHPYTQALLQSLPRLDAETDELKVPVRDPSWLDGPVYRNGVLV encoded by the coding sequence ATGGATAAGCCGCTCATCGACGTCAAGGATCTGACGATCCGCTTCGAAACACCGCAACGCACATTCGATGCCGTACGGGGCGTGTCATTCGCCATCGGCCGGGAGAAAGTCGGCATCGTCGGAGAATCCGGTTCGGGCAAGTCGCAGACGGGCCGTGCACTCCTCAAACTGACGCCGAAAGTGGCAACGATCAGCGCGGGCCACATGCGCTTCAAGGATACCGACCTTCTCGCGGCAAGCGAAAAGGACATGCGAAAAATTCGCGGCAACCGCATCTCGATGATCCTTCAAGATCCGAAATATTCGTTGAACCCGCTGATGCGCATCGGCCAGCAGATCGTCGAGGCTTACCGCCTGCATCACAGATCGCCGAAGGCGGAGGCGCAGGTGAAGGCGCTCGCTATGCTGGAATCGGTTCAGATCCGCGATCCCGAGCGCGTCTTCAAACTGTTTCCGCACGAAGTTTCCGGGGGCATGGGCCAGCGCATCATGATCGCCATGATGCTGATCCCCGAGCCCGACCTGATCATCGCCGACGAACCAACCTCCGCGCTCGACGTGACGGTGCGCCGCCAGGTGTTGACCGTTCTCGACGAACTGGTGACGCGGCGTGGCACAGGCCTGATGTTCATCAGCCACGATCTCAATCTCGTCGCCGGCTTCTGCGACCGTGTACTCGTCATGTATGCTGGCCGGATCATGGAGGATTTGCCGGCCAGGGACCTGCGCAAGGCGCAGCATCCCTACACCCAGGCGCTGCTGCAGAGCCTGCCGCGTCTCGACGCCGAAACCGATGAACTGAAAGTGCCGGTACGTGATCCGTCCTGGCTCGATGGTCCCGTCTATCGCAACGGAGTTCTCGTATGA